In the Campylobacter sp. MIT 12-8780 genome, one interval contains:
- the hsrA gene encoding homeostatic response regulator transcription factor HsrA, whose protein sequence is MRILVIEDDNALNKNLVENLNQSGYQTDSSENFKDGEYFIGIRHYDLVLSSWSLPDGEGADLIGVVKQKSPRTAVLILSAKNDKQNEIKALKLGADDYIKKPADFDVLLARIEARLRMGGSNVIKIDELTIDPDEEKITYKGQEIELKGKPFEVLTHLARHSDQIVSKEQLLDAIWEEPELVTPNVIEVAINQIRQKMDKPLNISTIETVRRRGYRFCFPKKS, encoded by the coding sequence ATGAGAATTTTAGTGATTGAAGACGACAATGCTTTAAACAAAAACCTCGTAGAAAATCTCAATCAATCAGGCTATCAAACTGATTCTTCAGAAAATTTCAAAGATGGCGAATACTTTATCGGCATTAGACATTATGATCTTGTACTTTCAAGCTGGAGCTTACCAGACGGCGAGGGTGCTGATCTCATCGGTGTGGTAAAGCAAAAATCTCCTCGCACTGCTGTTTTGATACTCTCTGCTAAAAACGACAAGCAAAATGAGATCAAAGCCCTTAAACTTGGTGCTGATGATTATATCAAAAAGCCAGCTGATTTTGATGTGCTTTTAGCCCGCATTGAAGCTCGTTTAAGAATGGGTGGAAGCAATGTCATCAAGATAGATGAGCTAACTATCGATCCAGATGAAGAAAAGATCACTTATAAAGGACAAGAAATAGAGCTTAAAGGTAAGCCTTTTGAAGTTCTTACACATCTTGCAAGGCATTCTGATCAAATTGTCTCTAAAGAACAACTCTTAGATGCGATTTGGGAAGAGCCAGAGCTTGTCACTCCTAATGTCATCGAAGTTGCTATCAATCAAATTCGTCAAAAAATGGATAAACCTTTAAATATCTCAACCATAGAAACCGTTCGTCGTCGCGGTTATCGCTTTTGTTTTCCTAAAAAATCATAA
- the cybH gene encoding Ni/Fe-hydrogenase, b-type cytochrome subunit, with amino-acid sequence MKEKIALNSLRADLDGQPRRTEYEFSIGLRATHWLRAISIVILVGTGFYLSYVFQSPISNAEPTNFMQAKYRFVHEVAGFILLACILFKVYLFFFDRISHKERVSLKDTLSPKVWIEQLKFYLFIGKHPHLKGCYNPLQFATYTFFYAVMFGIIITGLILYVHVYHDGLGGFLYGILRPIEAMLGGLAEVRTYHRLLMWVIIVFVPIHIYMAVFNSLKGKDGSLDAIFSGYKYIRDDQRF; translated from the coding sequence ATGAAAGAAAAAATTGCACTCAATAGCCTAAGAGCTGATCTTGACGGACAGCCTCGTCGCACTGAGTATGAATTTAGCATAGGACTTCGTGCTACGCATTGGCTTAGAGCTATTAGCATAGTGATTTTAGTAGGCACAGGCTTTTACCTTTCTTATGTGTTTCAAAGCCCTATAAGCAATGCAGAGCCAACAAATTTTATGCAGGCAAAATACCGCTTTGTGCATGAAGTTGCTGGCTTTATCTTGCTTGCTTGTATACTTTTTAAGGTATATTTGTTCTTCTTTGATAGGATCAGTCACAAAGAACGCGTCAGTCTTAAAGATACGCTTAGCCCAAAAGTATGGATAGAGCAGCTTAAATTCTATCTTTTTATAGGCAAACATCCACATTTAAAAGGTTGTTATAATCCTTTGCAGTTTGCAACTTATACTTTTTTTTATGCAGTTATGTTTGGTATCATTATCACAGGGCTTATTTTGTATGTGCATGTATATCATGACGGACTTGGCGGCTTTTTGTATGGCATACTTCGCCCTATAGAAGCTATGCTTGGTGGATTAGCTGAAGTTCGTACTTACCATAGGCTTTTAATGTGGGTTATTATTGTTTTTGTGCCTATACACATTTATATGGCTGTGTTTAACTCGCTTAAAGGTAAAGATGGTAGTTTAGATGCTATATTTAGTGGCTACAAATACATAAGAGACGATCAAAGATTTTAA
- a CDS encoding nickel-dependent hydrogenase large subunit, translated as MSQKIIVDPITRIEGHLRVEVVVDENNVVKEAYSGSTLWRGIEVIVKGRDPRDAGFLTQRICGVCTFSHYKAGIVAVENALGITPPLNALLTRTLMNSALFLHDHIVHFYQLHALDWVDIVSALSADVKKASDLAFTFTPNPYATGADKLLEVQKRVKTFVDKGNLGPFANAYYGHPTYRLSPEENLIALSHYLECLRVQRIIAQCMAIFGAKNPHPQSLTVGGVTCIMDLLSPARMGEYLEKFKEVADFVNRAYYPDLIMAGKKYATEASVVNDVGVPNLFTFKEFQLGANEWLFESGIIKNGDLSKVYEVEEDKITEEATHSWYKNDAPLHPYDGETEPNYTGLVDGESIDHHGKVVKTKNFNTAGKYSWIKAPRYDGEAMQVGPLANIAVNYVKGNKYVVPVVDEFLKVTGLPITAVLSTLGRTATRCIEAKVIADNALTAFNNLVENLKTDQSTCAPYVIDPNKEYKGRYMGHVPRGTLSHWCRIKNGVIENWQAVVPSTWNASPKDSKGKGGSYEECLIGLKIADVKQPLEIIRKIHSYDPCIACAVHVMDTKGNNLSEYKVSVNV; from the coding sequence ATGAGTCAAAAAATTATCGTAGATCCTATCACAAGAATAGAAGGACACCTTAGAGTTGAAGTTGTCGTTGATGAAAATAATGTCGTTAAAGAAGCCTACTCAGGCTCAACTTTGTGGCGTGGTATAGAAGTTATCGTTAAAGGACGCGATCCAAGAGATGCTGGCTTTTTAACACAAAGAATTTGTGGGGTTTGCACTTTTTCTCATTATAAAGCAGGCATTGTAGCAGTTGAAAACGCTCTTGGTATCACCCCTCCTCTTAATGCGCTTTTAACGAGGACATTGATGAATTCAGCCCTCTTTTTACACGATCACATAGTGCATTTTTATCAATTACACGCGCTTGATTGGGTAGATATAGTTTCAGCCTTAAGTGCTGATGTGAAAAAAGCAAGTGATTTGGCTTTTACTTTCACTCCAAATCCTTATGCAACTGGAGCTGATAAACTCCTAGAAGTGCAAAAAAGAGTAAAAACCTTTGTGGATAAGGGCAATCTTGGACCTTTTGCAAATGCGTATTATGGACACCCAACTTATCGCTTAAGTCCAGAAGAAAACCTTATCGCACTCTCTCATTATCTTGAGTGCTTAAGAGTGCAAAGGATTATCGCTCAATGTATGGCTATTTTTGGGGCTAAAAATCCACACCCTCAAAGCTTAACAGTTGGTGGTGTAACTTGTATTATGGATCTTTTAAGTCCAGCTAGAATGGGCGAGTATTTAGAAAAATTCAAAGAAGTGGCTGACTTTGTAAATCGTGCGTATTATCCGGATTTAATCATGGCTGGTAAAAAATACGCCACAGAAGCAAGCGTGGTTAATGATGTGGGCGTGCCAAATTTATTTACTTTCAAAGAATTTCAACTTGGGGCAAATGAATGGCTCTTTGAGAGCGGTATCATCAAAAATGGCGATTTAAGCAAGGTTTATGAGGTAGAAGAAGATAAGATCACTGAAGAAGCAACGCATTCTTGGTATAAAAATGATGCTCCACTTCATCCTTATGATGGCGAAACTGAGCCAAATTATACCGGACTTGTTGATGGTGAGAGCATAGATCATCACGGCAAAGTTGTGAAAACAAAGAATTTTAACACAGCAGGTAAATACAGCTGGATCAAAGCACCAAGATATGATGGTGAGGCTATGCAAGTAGGACCTTTGGCAAATATAGCTGTAAATTATGTCAAAGGTAATAAATATGTCGTACCAGTTGTTGATGAGTTCTTAAAGGTAACAGGGCTTCCTATAACAGCCGTTTTAAGCACACTTGGAAGAACTGCAACTCGTTGTATAGAAGCAAAAGTTATCGCTGATAATGCTCTTACAGCATTTAACAACTTGGTTGAAAATTTAAAAACAGATCAAAGTACTTGCGCGCCTTATGTTATCGATCCAAACAAAGAGTATAAAGGACGATATATGGGGCATGTGCCAAGAGGAACTTTATCTCATTGGTGCAGGATTAAAAACGGCGTGATTGAAAACTGGCAAGCTGTAGTGCCAAGCACTTGGAATGCCTCCCCAAAAGATAGCAAAGGCAAAGGCGGAAGCTATGAAGAATGCCTCATAGGACTTAAAATAGCTGATGTTAAACAACCGCTTGAAATCATACGCAAAATTCACTCTTATGATCCTTGTATAGCGTGTGCTGTGCATGTTATGGATACTAAAGGCAACAATTTAAGCGAATACAAAGTCAGCGTAAATGTCTAA
- the plsY gene encoding glycerol-3-phosphate 1-O-acyltransferase PlsY, producing the protein MSSNQGANLLIYLSIYLLGSIPFGLILALVFAKVDIKSEGSKSIGATNVLRVVKQTDPALAKKLAIATIILDFAKAACPILIAKFMGADANMLWSIGVFAVLGHCFSIYLFLDGGKGIATGAGVMAVLLPLELLVALFVWFVVGKVFKISSLASLAGALSFIIASFVFHYDMPQIHTHAPILIICFIIFYKHIPNIKRLIFKEECKVI; encoded by the coding sequence ATAAGTTCAAATCAAGGGGCAAATTTACTCATTTATCTTAGCATATATCTTTTAGGCTCCATTCCTTTTGGACTGATTTTAGCCCTTGTTTTTGCAAAAGTAGATATTAAAAGCGAGGGAAGCAAAAGCATAGGCGCAACAAATGTCTTAAGAGTAGTCAAGCAAACTGACCCAGCCCTAGCTAAAAAACTTGCTATCGCAACTATCATTCTTGATTTTGCTAAGGCAGCATGTCCGATTTTAATCGCTAAATTTATGGGAGCTGATGCAAATATGCTTTGGAGTATAGGTGTTTTTGCGGTGCTTGGGCATTGTTTTTCTATCTATCTTTTTTTAGACGGAGGCAAGGGCATAGCTACTGGGGCTGGGGTTATGGCTGTTTTGTTGCCACTTGAGCTTTTGGTGGCTTTATTTGTTTGGTTTGTGGTTGGTAAAGTGTTTAAAATTTCAAGTCTTGCTTCACTTGCTGGGGCATTAAGCTTTATTATCGCTTCTTTTGTATTTCATTATGATATGCCCCAAATTCATACACACGCACCGATTCTTATCATTTGTTTTATCATCTTTTATAAACACATACCAAATATCAAAAGATTGATTTTCAAAGAAGAATGCAAAGTCATATAA
- a CDS encoding HyaD/HybD family hydrogenase maturation endopeptidase, whose amino-acid sequence MRYLVLGIGNIMFADEGVGVHFAKLMQKNYAFHHPNASLEFMDGGTLAFQLSYILASYDRLIIIDCLEADDANIGDVFFFPYSAMPKKISWSGSAHEIEMLQTLQFMELNGDLPQTQILAVIPKRIEPMSFELSSELLKAIPLMQKTLLEYLSKEGFSYEKINDFSIQELAEISYKNP is encoded by the coding sequence ATGCGTTATCTTGTACTTGGTATAGGCAATATCATGTTTGCCGATGAGGGCGTGGGGGTGCATTTTGCAAAGCTTATGCAAAAAAACTACGCCTTTCATCACCCAAATGCAAGCCTTGAATTTATGGATGGAGGCACCTTAGCCTTTCAGCTTAGCTACATACTTGCAAGCTATGATAGGCTTATCATTATAGATTGCTTAGAAGCTGATGATGCAAATATAGGCGATGTGTTTTTCTTTCCTTATTCAGCCATGCCAAAAAAAATCTCTTGGAGTGGAAGCGCTCATGAGATAGAAATGCTTCAAACTCTGCAGTTTATGGAGCTAAACGGGGATTTGCCCCAAACTCAAATTCTAGCTGTGATACCAAAACGCATAGAACCTATGAGCTTTGAGCTTTCAAGCGAGCTTTTAAAAGCCATACCTCTCATGCAAAAAACTTTACTTGAATACCTTAGCAAAGAAGGCTTTAGTTACGAAAAAATAAATGATTTTTCTATACAAGAACTTGCTGAAATTTCATATAAAAACCCCTAA
- a CDS encoding GspE/PulE family protein — MQNCDELKNKFQALGINIQDKNSLQKLEYAKILPILCELYEQDKLTLDTIYLDLNINKEHFFRDFAVFKGFEFQALKEYDPYFLSKLSLKQMKECQCLVFQEDENFIYLAFAKIPSNELLDKLQASFKHKFIKIFLANPSKIENFIEKYSLECEINDLIAELKIELTHSDKKDKSAVAKLFELICLQAIKLRASDIHFEPSSEEALIRFRIDGLLGVFLRVELEIYHALILYIKLLAHLNIAETRKAQDGSFVMEFEGLEYDFRLSSLPLLYAESLVLRILERKQKFLSLENLEFEAKSLQLFRQSIQLPFGMILVTGPTGSGKSTTLYAAMSEIQNENKKIISVEDPVEYRLSLVQQILLNPKAGLDFNNALRAILRQDPDVIMIGEMRDEQSLDIAVKSALTGHLVFSTLHTNDAVSAISRMLDMKAKPYLLASALTLIIAQRLVRKLCKHCKEKVSIEFEGVKEEFFEARGCEYCRQSGFVGREVVAEFLFIDTNLAEMIRENKSKNELLAYARKQGFKTMFELGLAKVRLGVTSLQELLRVLR; from the coding sequence GTGCAAAATTGTGATGAGTTAAAAAACAAATTTCAAGCTTTAGGCATAAATATTCAAGATAAAAACTCGCTTCAAAAACTTGAGTATGCGAAAATCTTGCCTATTTTATGTGAGTTATATGAGCAAGATAAGCTTACACTTGATACAATTTATCTTGATTTAAATATCAATAAAGAGCATTTTTTTCGTGATTTTGCTGTGTTTAAAGGGTTTGAATTTCAAGCTTTAAAAGAGTATGATCCTTATTTTTTGTCTAAATTAAGTCTTAAGCAGATGAAAGAGTGTCAATGTCTTGTTTTTCAAGAAGATGAAAATTTCATTTATCTTGCTTTTGCAAAAATACCTTCAAATGAACTTTTAGACAAGCTTCAAGCTTCTTTTAAACATAAATTCATCAAAATTTTTCTTGCAAATCCTTCAAAGATAGAAAATTTCATTGAAAAATATAGCCTTGAATGTGAGATTAATGATTTGATCGCTGAGCTTAAAATAGAGCTTACACATAGCGATAAAAAGGATAAAAGTGCAGTAGCAAAGCTTTTTGAACTTATTTGTTTGCAAGCTATAAAGCTTAGGGCAAGTGATATACACTTTGAGCCAAGCAGTGAAGAAGCTTTGATACGATTTAGGATAGATGGACTTTTGGGCGTTTTTTTGCGAGTAGAGCTTGAAATTTATCATGCTTTGATTTTATATATCAAGCTTTTGGCTCACTTAAATATAGCTGAGACAAGAAAAGCCCAAGATGGAAGTTTTGTGATGGAATTTGAGGGTTTAGAATACGATTTTAGGCTTTCATCTTTACCTTTGCTTTATGCTGAAAGTTTAGTGCTTCGAATTTTAGAACGAAAGCAGAAGTTTTTAAGCCTTGAAAATTTGGAGTTTGAAGCTAAGAGTTTGCAACTTTTTCGCCAAAGCATTCAACTGCCTTTTGGTATGATTCTTGTTACAGGACCAACAGGAAGCGGAAAAAGCACGACTTTGTATGCAGCGATGAGTGAAATTCAAAATGAAAATAAAAAGATTATTAGTGTTGAAGATCCGGTAGAATACCGCTTAAGCTTGGTGCAGCAAATTTTACTTAATCCTAAAGCTGGACTTGATTTTAACAATGCTTTAAGGGCAATTTTAAGGCAAGATCCAGATGTGATTATGATAGGTGAGATGAGAGATGAGCAAAGTCTTGATATAGCTGTTAAATCAGCTCTTACAGGGCATTTGGTATTTTCAACCTTGCATACAAATGATGCTGTCTCAGCCATCAGCAGAATGCTTGATATGAAAGCAAAGCCTTATTTGCTTGCTTCAGCTCTTACGCTCATCATCGCTCAAAGGCTTGTGCGAAAGCTTTGTAAGCATTGTAAAGAAAAAGTTAGCATTGAATTTGAAGGCGTAAAAGAAGAGTTTTTTGAAGCAAGAGGTTGTGAATACTGCAGGCAAAGCGGTTTTGTAGGTAGGGAAGTGGTGGCTGAGTTTTTATTTATTGATACAAATTTAGCTGAAATGATACGAGAAAACAAGAGTAAAAACGAGCTTTTAGCGTATGCAAGAAAACAAGGTTTTAAAACTATGTTTGAGCTAGGTTTGGCTAAGGTAAGGCTTGGAGTTACGAGTTTGCAAGAGCTTTTAAGGGTGCTAAGATGA
- a CDS encoding SPOR domain-containing protein: protein MENKNSFDDLILDKNNKSEKIKKILLRVIALVILFLIVMIVMKLINSDESTNQAQNSQSIFPSEPSNEQSPNTFDQIPISSSTIEDDQFQALRDRMQGLEQNESAGNEANQSFAMPPLEEPRVEIPTTLPQEPAQTTAKPSAEEKKPTPPSKTQSSPTTTTKPKTEPKPAATDPKDLFDDVKTTANDDKLSAGTYIQIFSVSKFDPKSKELALIKQNGYEYKLYKTKVNNNDVTRVLIGPFSKDELSAELSKIREKIKKDAFTFQVK, encoded by the coding sequence ATGGAGAATAAAAATAGTTTTGATGATCTCATCTTGGATAAAAACAACAAAAGCGAAAAGATTAAAAAAATCCTGCTTCGTGTTATCGCCCTTGTTATCTTGTTTTTGATTGTAATGATAGTGATGAAGCTCATTAACAGCGATGAAAGCACGAACCAAGCGCAAAATTCTCAAAGTATCTTTCCGAGCGAACCAAGCAACGAACAAAGTCCAAATACTTTTGATCAAATTCCAATCAGCTCTTCAACCATAGAAGATGATCAATTTCAAGCTTTAAGAGATAGAATGCAAGGACTTGAACAAAACGAAAGTGCTGGTAATGAAGCCAATCAAAGCTTTGCAATGCCACCTTTAGAAGAACCTAGGGTAGAAATTCCAACTACCCTGCCACAAGAACCAGCCCAAACGACAGCAAAGCCCTCTGCCGAAGAGAAAAAACCAACACCACCAAGCAAAACCCAATCAAGCCCTACAACTACAACAAAGCCAAAAACTGAGCCAAAACCAGCAGCTACTGATCCTAAAGACTTATTTGATGATGTAAAAACCACAGCAAATGATGACAAACTTAGTGCTGGGACTTATATACAAATTTTTTCAGTGTCTAAGTTTGATCCAAAGTCAAAAGAACTTGCCCTCATCAAGCAAAATGGCTATGAATATAAGCTTTATAAAACAAAAGTCAATAATAACGATGTAACAAGAGTGCTTATAGGACCTTTCTCAAAAGATGAACTTAGCGCCGAACTTAGCAAGATCAGGGAAAAGATCAAAAAAGACGCCTTTACTTTCCAAGTAAAATGA
- a CDS encoding type II secretion system F family protein, with the protein MKKFSVLIKSKNKTKSLIIKAQNKLKAQDELRAKGFNVLHIEEFRYFDLSLKPQILALLFKELSLLLGAGVSVSLAFKELKAHHKDTKIKLFLTRILQALQSGQSLNIAFENSGFAFDRAELALIKMGENTGDLSSVFLRLCELREKSLNNTKRLKKALAYPLFVFVSLIVVFCALMLFVVPEFKLIFDDFELELPFITRFMLAIYNFLQDFFVPLLVFCCVFLIFFVYLYKKNHDFAYFNHTLLLKIPFFSKLIFYNQNTHFFMIFALLLQSALPLQHSLKLARMSLSNLFLQEKFQKLDELCEQGLRLDEAFKRLALFEPIVLSMLAVAMKSSKLHEMSAKIAEYYELKQNHIMDTFLLLLEPLMTLFVAVLVLFLALGIFLPMWELNSGVSF; encoded by the coding sequence ATGAAAAAATTTAGTGTTCTTATCAAGTCTAAAAATAAAACAAAAAGCCTTATCATCAAAGCTCAAAACAAGCTAAAAGCACAAGATGAGCTTAGGGCTAAGGGTTTTAATGTCCTTCATATAGAAGAATTTAGGTATTTTGATCTTAGCTTAAAGCCACAAATTTTAGCCTTACTTTTTAAGGAGCTTTCCTTGCTTTTGGGTGCTGGAGTGAGTGTATCTTTGGCTTTTAAAGAGTTAAAAGCTCATCATAAAGACACTAAAATCAAGCTTTTTTTAACACGAATTCTCCAAGCTCTTCAAAGCGGACAAAGCTTAAATATAGCTTTTGAAAATTCTGGTTTTGCTTTTGATAGGGCTGAGCTTGCTTTGATTAAGATGGGGGAGAATACAGGCGATTTATCTAGTGTATTTTTAAGACTTTGCGAACTAAGAGAAAAAAGCTTAAACAACACAAAACGTCTTAAAAAAGCTTTGGCGTATCCTTTGTTTGTCTTTGTATCTTTGATCGTGGTATTTTGTGCTTTAATGCTTTTTGTAGTGCCTGAATTTAAACTTATCTTTGATGATTTTGAGCTTGAACTGCCTTTTATCACGCGTTTTATGCTGGCTATATATAATTTTTTGCAAGACTTTTTCGTGCCTTTGCTTGTGTTTTGTTGCGTGTTTTTGATATTTTTTGTGTATTTGTATAAGAAAAATCACGATTTTGCGTATTTTAATCATACTCTCTTGCTAAAAATTCCTTTTTTCTCAAAACTCATCTTTTATAATCAAAACACTCATTTTTTTATGATTTTTGCTTTGCTTTTGCAAAGTGCGTTGCCACTACAGCACTCTTTAAAACTTGCAAGAATGAGCCTAAGTAATCTTTTCTTGCAAGAAAAGTTTCAAAAGCTAGACGAGCTTTGCGAGCAAGGCTTAAGGCTTGATGAGGCATTTAAGAGGCTAGCTTTGTTTGAGCCTATAGTTTTATCTATGTTAGCTGTAGCGATGAAAAGCTCCAAACTTCACGAAATGAGTGCAAAAATCGCTGAGTATTATGAGCTCAAACAAAATCATATCATGGATACTTTTTTACTTCTTTTAGAGCCTTTAATGACGCTTTTTGTAGCAGTTTTGGTGCTATTTTTGGCTTTGGGAATTTTCTTGCCAATGTGGGAGCTTAATTCTGGCGTAAGTTTTTGA
- a CDS encoding shikimate dehydrogenase, whose translation MKRLLAVIGDPIVHSKSPRMHNNAIKALKLDGLYLRYHLRDKNELKNTLFALGLYGANITLPFKEEALKIADFKDELALKIGSANTLLIKEKQIYAYNTDGLGFLKAIENFTTIKKALILGAGGTAKALAFMLDQKGVEVCVANRSKEKLLHFQNYENYTYDKLKVQEYDLIINTTSAGLKDENLPCEVNLLNELCKKARYAFEVIYGKQTPFLQLCKYNKLECKDGLDMLLWQGIFAFKLFFDLKDETKDASIIKAMKEALLL comes from the coding sequence ATGAAACGTCTTTTAGCTGTTATTGGCGATCCTATCGTGCATTCAAAGTCCCCTAGAATGCACAACAACGCCATTAAAGCTTTAAAGCTTGATGGCTTGTATCTTCGCTATCATTTGCGTGATAAAAATGAACTAAAAAATACACTTTTTGCTTTAGGGCTTTATGGAGCAAATATCACCTTACCCTTTAAAGAAGAAGCTTTAAAAATCGCTGATTTTAAGGATGAACTTGCTTTAAAAATAGGTTCAGCCAATACTCTACTTATCAAAGAAAAGCAAATTTATGCTTATAATACCGATGGCTTAGGCTTTTTAAAGGCTATAGAAAATTTCACAACCATAAAAAAAGCCTTGATTTTAGGAGCTGGTGGCACAGCTAAGGCTTTAGCCTTTATGCTTGATCAAAAAGGCGTTGAAGTGTGCGTTGCAAATCGCTCAAAAGAAAAATTACTTCATTTTCAAAACTATGAAAACTATACTTATGACAAACTCAAAGTGCAAGAATACGATCTTATCATCAATACTACTTCAGCTGGACTTAAAGATGAGAACTTACCTTGCGAAGTAAATTTACTTAACGAACTCTGCAAAAAAGCTCGATATGCTTTTGAGGTGATTTATGGCAAGCAAACACCCTTTTTACAGCTTTGCAAATACAACAAACTTGAATGCAAAGACGGACTTGATATGCTTTTATGGCAAGGTATTTTTGCTTTTAAACTCTTTTTTGATTTAAAAGACGAGACTAAAGATGCAAGCATAATCAAAGCCATGAAAGAAGCTCTTTTACTATAA
- a CDS encoding dihydroneopterin aldolase gives MQSHIKIKLQFKCIIGILDFEREKKQKIIIKLRAKSSDFLDYALICKWLKKTFKEERFRLLEEALSFISLHLKELYPNLTFIKISIYKPKIIKKAKCGAYLKKKY, from the coding sequence ATGCAAAGTCATATAAAAATAAAACTTCAATTCAAATGTATCATTGGAATTTTGGATTTTGAGCGAGAAAAAAAGCAAAAGATTATCATTAAGCTTAGGGCTAAAAGTAGTGATTTTTTAGATTATGCTTTGATTTGTAAATGGCTTAAAAAGACTTTCAAAGAAGAGCGATTTAGACTTTTAGAAGAGGCTTTGAGCTTTATAAGTCTTCATCTAAAAGAGCTTTATCCAAATTTGACATTTATAAAAATCAGCATTTATAAACCAAAGATTATAAAAAAAGCAAAATGCGGTGCTTACTTAAAGAAAAAATATTAA
- a CDS encoding hydrogenase small subunit, translating to MTFKELEARLKELESLPSMKGNSSIPKALEEAGFSRRDFMKWAGAMTAFLALPASFTPMVARAAELTDRVPVIWLHMAECTGCSESLLRSDTPTIDSLIFDYISLEYHETVMAASGWQAEENLESAIEKYKGNYFLMVEGGIPVGETENYLTIGAHAKTGRQIATEACNNAKAILAIGTCSSFGGIQAAHPNPSNAKPLHKITNKEVINVPGCPPSEKNIVGNVLQFLLFGKPALDVYNRPKWAYGLRIHDLCERRGHFDAGEFVEHFGDEGAKNGYCLYKVGCKGPYTFNNCSRERFNQHTSWPIQAGHGCIGCSEPNFWDTMQPFEKPLASHQFNSVFGGLGSDAMADKIGIGVLCLTGVAIAAHAAIATMKKGNEE from the coding sequence ATGACTTTTAAAGAACTAGAAGCTCGTTTGAAAGAGCTTGAAAGTCTGCCTTCTATGAAAGGAAATTCTTCTATACCCAAAGCTTTAGAAGAAGCTGGATTTTCAAGAAGAGATTTTATGAAATGGGCTGGAGCAATGACAGCATTTTTAGCTTTGCCTGCAAGCTTTACGCCTATGGTCGCAAGGGCTGCAGAGCTTACTGATCGCGTGCCTGTTATATGGCTGCATATGGCTGAATGCACAGGTTGTAGCGAAAGCTTACTAAGAAGCGATACACCAACTATTGATAGCCTTATTTTTGACTATATCTCTTTAGAATACCATGAAACCGTTATGGCAGCTTCTGGTTGGCAAGCTGAAGAGAATTTAGAATCAGCCATTGAAAAATACAAAGGGAATTATTTTTTAATGGTTGAGGGCGGAATTCCAGTTGGAGAAACTGAAAACTATCTTACTATAGGAGCTCACGCTAAAACAGGCAGACAAATCGCTACTGAAGCCTGTAATAACGCCAAAGCTATCCTTGCTATAGGCACTTGCTCAAGCTTTGGTGGCATTCAAGCAGCCCACCCAAATCCAAGCAATGCTAAACCTTTACACAAAATCACAAACAAAGAAGTGATTAATGTCCCGGGCTGTCCGCCAAGTGAAAAAAACATTGTTGGCAATGTGCTTCAGTTTTTACTCTTTGGCAAACCAGCTCTTGATGTGTATAATCGTCCAAAATGGGCTTATGGCTTAAGAATTCACGATCTTTGCGAAAGAAGGGGGCATTTTGATGCGGGTGAATTTGTCGAGCATTTTGGTGATGAGGGAGCAAAGAATGGATATTGTTTATATAAAGTAGGTTGTAAAGGACCTTATACTTTTAATAATTGCTCAAGAGAAAGATTTAACCAGCATACCTCTTGGCCTATCCAAGCAGGACATGGTTGTATAGGCTGTTCTGAGCCAAATTTCTGGGATACTATGCAACCTTTTGAAAAACCTTTAGCAAGCCACCAATTTAACAGCGTATTTGGTGGTTTGGGTTCTGATGCTATGGCTGATAAAATCGGCATTGGCGTGCTTTGTCTTACAGGCGTAGCTATAGCTGCTCACGCTGCAATTGCAACTATGAAAAAAGGAAATGAGGAATAA